In the Glycine max cultivar Williams 82 chromosome 19, Glycine_max_v4.0, whole genome shotgun sequence genome, TATTCTTGGGTTTTGGGCACGGTGACCACAGCCTTAGGCACATCACTTTCCACTTCTAATGAAAAATcagtttcttcttcctcttcgaGAACCTCAGGGGCATGGATGCAGGGGAAGTTGAAGTGGTGCTTGCGCTTTGGCATGTTGAAAAAAATTGGATTTGGACTACTGTTACAAGAGAATTCATAATGCACCCCTAAGGCGGCGCCGCCACGTGTGACGCTCTTAGggttgtggtggtggtgatgtgATGACATGAGATTGCTAAGTGATTTTCTCACCACCTTTCCtttcttcatcatcaaattcATGTCCATGATCATCTTTCTCTTTGAGATCAAACCCTTCCTTATCATGAAGAAGGTTACCCTCAACACATTCCATAATCTCTTGGCCCCGACAGGAGAATGTACCTCCATTTCTCaaactatataataataataataataataataataatgaatattgATATATAACTACGTGAAAAGAGATACTAATGCAGCAAATAGAAAGGAGTAGTAGTAgtactaaaaatttgaaaaggaaatagAGAAATTAAGAGATGGGTTTCTTGATTCTGCGAGGCTTGCCACACACCTCGCAGAAGAAAAGAGAACCCGGTGTGGGAAAGAGGAGGGTGAAGAGAAGATTATATAgtggttttgtttatttattttaatgttgatGGAGTGTTGCAAAAGGAATATAAAGAAATTAGATGAGAGTGGGTGTTGTTTTCAAATGGACACAACAAACGCTCCTATGAATTCCATTACTACTATATAtccgttttaaaaaaaatgtgaattaaAGTCATTAAATCGTTTCGAAAGTGTTGAAATGTGTAAGTAGTTGACGTGTTCAACTCAAGCACAGCTAGAGCACACCATGTTTAATTGGATTGTTATAATAGAAGAAATTCAACGGCTAAAAAAATGATCTGGCCTAAACATTGAACAGCCAACAAGGGACCCTATTGGTTCTGTCCTTTTTCAATGACCGGGAAATTCATCGTTGGTCTTAtacaagaaggaaaaaaaatgagggaAGCTTCACTCAAATATGAGCCAGGAAGCTACCCACAAAAAACCTATGTTGGGGAAACGTGCGCCTTTGTTCAGTTTAATGAATACAATGTTCCCCTACAACCCTTATGGATTTAGTGATTAAGATTGGAAGGTTCAGAAGGGGTTCTTGCCCTTTTCCTCTTTTAGCTAAAATTTATTTCTACAACCCTTATGGATTTAGTGATTAAGATTGGAAGGTTCAGAAGGGGTTCTTGCCCTTTTCCTCTTTTAGCTAAAATTTATTTCTAGCTGCCACGGAAAATACACTTCATAAAgggtaatattattattatgtactcAAACAAGTGTTTCAACGCGTCGAGTACTACACTTTCTAGTTGTTTTCCTATATTCTTTAGTTATATTTCTTAACTCTTCACGTTATAGGTAGATGTAATTTAACCACAATTCGTGTATACGCGTTGTaacatattattattgaaaagttTAGAATTTGTTATTGTAaaattgaaatgtgttgttttttGATCCAGAGGTAGGCTTGGACGAATCCGAGCTtacatgacattttttaaaacttaaattataaactaaaatatgttttgtgtCCCGATAAATATCAAAATGTTCGAAATATGTCCCTATAAAATTTTGAGGTTTTTTTCATCCTCGAAAAATTAAAATCTGTTACTTCTACGTGTCACTTTTTCATAAGTTTCATTGATGACTATGAAAATGAGTGATTTCTAAGAGATAAAAATGCTACAAAatacagaagaagaaaaaataaaaaattataaatctctcttcctcaacgtcctttttcCCTaacttcatcttcatcatcaaccAAACTAATATGAGAGAGAAGTGAATTCAGAAGTCAGATTATTGATTTTGTCGGTGAGGTTTGATTCTGATAGAGCATTAGAATTGATATTTGTAACATTGAGTTTGGGAGCGAAGGTGTTAGGTTTTTAGAAGGAATGAGActtcaaagaagaaaaagaaaaagatgatagGGTCAATAAGGTGATGTTAGCCACTATAGTTGcacaaaacattttttcaaaaaaagaaaataattatttatttaaatttgaagaagATGGGAAAAGTTAGCGAAGAAGGAGGTTAGGAAATAGGAATTTACAAATTtgtagggtttttttttattttgtggtgGTTTTTAACCCCCAAAAATCACCTACTCCCATAATCATTAATGAAATCATATAAAAGAAGAACGTGTAGGTTTGGATACCTAAACTTACGACTAGACCAAAAAGtaatagattttaattttttgagaacaaaaataaagattCAAAATTTTGCAGGGACAAGTTTCCaacattttgatatttatagggccaaaaaacatattttagctaaaattttagttttaaaaaataccacGTAGACTCAGATTCGTTCAAGCCTAGCTTCAGACAAAAAAACaatacatttcaattttatgaggacgaaaaacatattgaaaattttgcaggaatgaattttaaacttttcgATATTTATagggatgaaaaatatattttagcataaaaagatagtatatatatatatacacacacgctagaaaaggaaaagacgTGGTGGCTGGGTTAAaagaattgaatttaaaattaaaaaacataaaatttgctagctaatggaagaagaaaaatgagaatTTGAATTAATGTTTGATCAAATAGTACTTGAGCATAAGCACTAAATATAGAGTTACAAgtttctaaattaattatttcatatgtTTGTTATGTTGGCCAtggatattatttttaattattttgtgttaCAAGCAATCGAAATACGTTAtgtttagtaattaatttaggcttaaaataccttttagttcttcgtaatttaatattttttccctcttttttcatgtaattttttttattttagttcttacaaattatttttattttatttttcatcctttaaGTGATTTAGATAatgttttaaacaataaaaaaataccatctaaatttttttaaagaagaaaaacaaaacaagtataatttacaataactaaaatcaatttttttagaaggatgaaaaatgaaaaaaaaacactaaattaaaataactaaaaaagtatttaaactattaatttataatgttgtatttaaatttagttaaatattttttgttatattttataattaggatataatataattttgtttaattaaaatgtgGGTAATAAAGCTGAATGTGTATTACATATCCATAGAGTACAAAATGGTTATTAAAATTACTATATATTTGCATGAGAATAAGTTAATctgaaaagtattttaaaaaatataactataaaaATGACTACAAAAttagttatcaataaaattagttcatactttacatcaataatatatttttaaaaaaatctactcTCATACACATAAGGCTTATCATGATAATCACGTAATAACGATCACTATGCCATAACCTTACGTTGGTAcaatattcttattattatatttattacattttttttaaaaaaaaatagatgaattGAATGATTGAGATAAAAAGGTCTTGTAATAAAATTGCATTTTGGAAAAGCAAAGGATGGACATACAGTTGCACACTTGCATCGCACAATTTCTATAGTTTTCATATAAAAGGAATAGCTGAATCATCATTTGATCAAAtaattgaagaattttttttgtattgaaacgcactttgaaaaaaaaaacaaaggaaaagcgAAAGATGGACATAAAAACATTTGAAGCTCAAAAGGGTTGAAAGTTGTTAGCAGGCTGTCACGACATGCAAATGACATTGAATGGTACTTCCGTATAAAGAAAGGTTCcagctatatatatattggcAGCGAGGTTTAGGAGAAGAGATCATacaaaatactaatatatatacatgatCTTCAATCTTGGTATGTATTTTATGATTATATGGATTAATAGAGGAACCAAAGTATGTTCTACGATCACGGGAAAAAGTCGGctgaaatcaaaatatataaataatggcACGGAAATAATTAACTGATGAGAAGCTGTCAAATGCTACAATATTACAAATTTAGATTCTATGAAGTTATGAACTTATGTGCCTTATATGCAATTCATAGCTCAAAACATGTATGCATGAATTGTGGTTTAAGTTGCCTAGTCTTTTACACCCTTTCAATCTGATAAATTGTGTCAAAAGTTATCGCTTTTGTCACTTGTTTAATTTGGTTCCTGCCCTATGTGCCTTATATtgcatcaaatattttttttggtgaatattaTATTGCATTATATTATCCTCCTTTGGCCTTTCAATCCTACATTTAAAGTTCTAATTGAGAAAAAACACATGCGCAGAGAAGCTGCCGGGAAAGAAGTTTTCTTAATTTGTCACAGCTCAAGCCGCCTTTTGCCcttaatagaagaaaaaaacagtcacataattaattattgtattctaagaataattaattaattgtgagcaatgaaatattttgaaattttcccCCTTAATTCTTTGGAAGAAAGTTTGGGGGATGAAGTAATTATAGCTCTATTCAAGAGTCCAAGCATGACACATACTTTCGAGGAAATATCCTGTATGAttgtaattttttgaaaatactcCTAATTAACAGAAGGAAACACAACACATACTGAAATTCTGATTCCAATTAATATATTCTAAagtaaattaatcaaaaattcataaattagtataatttaataaaaagaaataaatatttttatgtgcaAAGGGAAATAAACATgactaatatttttaagtagTTTTACGTGTAacgttttttagattttttttattagatgaaaaataatgttttttaatcaagtaGAGATCCAATTTCCAGTTACAAAATTCTATGCATGGGttaacttataaattattattagggtaaatattattttggtcaataaaaatgtgaaacatttataaattaattctttaaagatagaaaatttaaattttgtatacgaatgtacaaaaaataagataaattgaTTCAATTGTTGAATTTATGAgactattttatcattaaattataatattcaaaataatattgacaataaattatatttttttttatcaatttgataTTAAGTTTGTAAAATTCATAGAccaatttgttattaaattattcaCAACACTAATCTTTTACAATTTTACATTTAagactaaatttatattttttatcttttaaagatCAATTTGTTGTTGTCTCATACTTTTAAGAAGCTAAACAGATGTTTactcattgttattattatctttttataataattgatttttttatctccCAAAACATAGAATATGgttatttaatgttaatttaaatttttattaactaaatttgTATGGCTGTGTTAATTTATTACTTATGAGTTATAATactcatattttctattttctgacAATTTCGCAATCCGATTTTTAAACTATAGAAAGCCAGCTtagttgtcttttttttttttatgaaatttttatggTAGACTCCTAACATAcgcaaaaacaacaaaatatttttacatcacCAAAATTTCACTTATTAAGTTCAATGTCAAAGGATTTCAAACCGTGAAAAACATTGTTTTAGATAACCCAGAAATCTCAAGAACAATATTTAtccacattttaaaaatttataaaattaataaatctgaATGCTTTTCAACTATTATGGACTTGATGTTGTATATTTTCGTTAGATATTTCAAAAGGTTAATATAtcatttaatcaatttaattaccTATTTTAATGTAGAATTAATGTTATgttttaattgtaattattatatattttagttttatcaattagTCTTTATTTTCACATTAATTACTATGAATATTTATATGGAAGAAGGTTTAGAAAATGAGGAGCAAAtccttcctttcttctttgTGTGTTTCTGAATTTTCTCCCAAAAGAGTTTGCTAGTTCTGTAGTTTCAAATTAATAATCTATCATATCACCGGGGACTTGGTATATTACACGGATAAGGATTAGTCCTTGATGAcaataatgtaattttacatgtatCAAGTTTactttatttgtaattaattatataatcataAATCGTTATTCGTGAATAATCGATTCGTGGTTCGTCATTGATGATGTGTAATAATGAATTCCAAGGACAACACATCATCACTAGAGTTAACCTAagatgagattaaaaaaaaattaccaatgaaaaacatcataaatttttttaacataaatcaAGAATAGTAGCATATTCACTAGAAAAATTGATACTGACCACAGCCAGTTCAAAACCAAATTTATCCACTCAAAGGAGCTTCGATTACTTCAAAAATTTTATGGGAAGTCATCAACACATATATCAACATAAGTTAGTTTACCTTTATTTCAGGTGCCAAATCGATATATGCTCCTGACCCCTCTGATATTTGAAGTTCTACCCCCTCTCTTCTTCATATATCGCACAATATAGCTTCTAAAAGATTAGCCTTTGCAACTtgggagtttttttttcttaacaagtaatatttatcaatttatggTACACatgttttgcttcttttttttatcagcgaTTGTTTTAATGCAAAAAGATAATGGACTGTGTGAATATGAATGCAATTAATTTATCGGTGTTTTGCTGCAACAATACTTGGTAATGCCTTATTTTGGAACAGCAATTTCATGTGTTCTgttatcttttttcttcaagaaattaacttcataaaaatattatattttttccttccatCCAAACAATAAAACATAAGGAAAGGACCATATCacaacaaagaaaggggaaaagcCAAAAGGCGCGAACGCACTACCTTAATTAGGTGAGTTATTCGATGGTCATTTTCTTTCAGTGCTGAGACTTTTGATAACATTTttcatatactattttttttatatacattcaTGCACTTTTCTAGAAGTACGTAAACTAGCATGGTTATATACAGTTATTTTGAACCAACCGATTACCGATCCATCGATCTTTACAGCCAAGATTGCACAACTTCTAAGCTCatgtttcttaaaatataaaaaaataaaataaaatctggttCGTGCAGCTGCTAAAGTGTGCACTTCTTCTGGTTTTGATTTGACCCACACAAAAATACAAATGCATGCATATGTAACGTTTCCTATAAGTAGTTACTTTTATATCAGATCCACAAAACCAAAGCCAAAACCATTGTCGTCAATCGACCCCAACGGCTCAACCTTTCTCCATTAAAAGGATCAAGTTGAACGAAAGATGTTGTGCTTGTTCAGAAAATAAAGGTCCACAATATggaatatatataaagagagatgATCGTTTCTTTTATGTAAGAGTATgagaaaataaacattaattatcAAATCTTATTATCAATCATAATCATCAAATTCTAGAgttaactttaaaatttttatgattttaagaGTTTACATAAAATTGAGTAGTGTAATAAGCTGACTCAATGAGTTTGAAATCAACTACTCTATAATTCTTACCCTATAAATTctatagtaataattttttaccaagacttaaattatttaaagaaattaactttttttaaatgttcACTTTAATAACTTCTGTTTGtatgaatttttatataattaattatttatgtcttTTGATCTTGGCAGTATTAATATATtgttacattttattattatgatttattattttgttttactatgaagttcaaatgttaatttattgtaGTGTTAATAGTATTTTGTCAAGtgtatatatgttattattagtttttttaatattattttttttattttgtaaactcTTGCAAAATTATGAGTCAAATTTATGGAAATATTAAGAGTTTGcgtaaattttttagtttaacaaTCATAGTACTActagaaaaaacattttctatgaCGGGAAATGAAGACAGTTTCCTAAGAACGGTCTTAAATCTAATTGTGGTGGCATTTTTATAATATGGATAGCTTCAAAGTCGACGGTTTTACAAAAATCGTCTTGGAAAGCTAGGTTCAAGGACGGTTTTTTGTAAAACCTCAATGGTTTCATTTATGTTCTAGCATGCAAATTGAAAAGTCGTGTCTCTCTCACTCACTCATGACTCACAATAGTGTATagagatgagagagagagagagagagagtcctAAACCAAAACCCCTAAAATTCTTCCACCGCGATGGACAATAATGTGATTGGAGGAGGAGCAATCACCACTGTGTCACTGAAGGAGGAGCATTTTCCGTTGCGCCACTACCAGAAGAAAGGTTTGGTTGTGCAATTCGGTCACGAAAGATGTTCCTCACCAACGAGATTTGGGCTTCGATCAGAATTGAATGTAGTGAAACTAGATCTGGAAGTTCGGTCACTGACGTCAACATCATCGAAGAGGATGGCCCGACATTGAACATCTCAGTGTGGTTCCCACAACAGCGTTGCCTCACTCTCTGCAAACCCACCAAACAAACCCTTTCCACCAAAACATTTGTGTTTTATCTGAACAGGTTGGAGCTCCTACTCGTGGTGGTTTTGGCTGAGGCGAATCCAACCCAACTACGAGCAATCAATTGTTGGTGTGAAAAGGAGGGTTATGTGAACAACCATAGGTTTGTGTCTTTCTACCGCTGTATGATTCCTATGATTATTAGATTAAGAATTGTTTGTGTATGTTGAACAAGtgttaagtgttttttttcctgTGCTTAATTTAGAAATTGTTGATTCCATTTAAGATGTGGGGGCACCAAGGTGTTTATAACTTGGAAAATAAGGTATTATGATTCCAACTCTCTGTCTTGATTtcgatttttttctttcttggaatgAAAGCTGATTTTTCCTACTTGT is a window encoding:
- the LOC100806803 gene encoding uncharacterized protein; this translates as MEVHSPVGAKRLWNVLRVTFFMIRKGLISKRKMIMDMNLMMKKGKVVRKSLSNLMSSHHHHHNPKSVTRGGAALGVHYEFSCNSSPNPIFFNMPKRKHHFNFPCIHAPEVLEEEEETDFSLEVESDVPKAVVTVPKTQEYVYNFFVEKKSPLLSPFSVRVSNYSALDENEDIGNDHVDDQAEDFIRRFYEQLRTQSPVQFLRYQEM